Proteins encoded in a region of the Salmo trutta chromosome 34, fSalTru1.1, whole genome shotgun sequence genome:
- the LOC115173354 gene encoding uncharacterized protein LOC115173354 isoform X2 → MKSQPKTAIDLSFIHQSVKWEDSPDDQNKVVENMKDETETHENNKNRTGGKAKRKSSGSAKKTSVEEDSSIESSQTPGCGFRERGSIIEQLEKEAQRTLMPSLKIGTCCAPILLSFLRSLTDDQWRVIQHGMKNNLTFEQLSMLCLKIVKVVTQTALRILLPALARIMGVDLRSGAASPESQCSLTGSEDSLGSLDEREKRLLISEMNYWTKERRRNGSAGCRQKSTRRTSSPCWSPKSSQTSLQSLPATREAPLMEEPLKALFGVTEESLLISLVEGHSNPTSSSSSELSYAIAGEVVHQLNSGLSVAIQASSGSCPPMDSQDIAAGKEVIRVASVQILAELQSQTSEPEWVGFIEPLMDPVTDDVLNAIVGTMDKMAQDYNILLDLAKKMTILGSKFLTNLQCDLDVECPSGKEGTTHFLKETGSSSSVVSRKLQTLSSPDFQSKALKAVSTILTRKVSSSSGVAPSSRPSSAAPSLTEAPLNTSCTALTSVSSTATVIVKAFVGGMETIASFEGKCEAVDWPVPVNGHKTGFSQKITFSPARTLYGLIRAKLRDLLTLSAREEGVAKDASLQESSDTLEKATVSTVEVQLPSTKLSRVPSESQPIPALCLSNLDNSTQEVLSSVFSIYKSELSKVESKCLAVVSSSDESLDACWLVDGVLSKLDDYTISQSPSPNEDLSVSTQCSQLSSEESVRITQSSTSLIQSIKKLSSNDFQTQAEEAVSKVLMRSSHSFITQISHTGLQKSLQAGLSSSSPSEIASMSSQNTAPGLVETFVKGMATIFQKNESTDTVLLERSGRVLQCSHGGSQLDDTELSVQISEEKLWSTAKTICVNMKNILKDFFTGLKPSGSERTENASSKETLGEILVAIQSEISNLGRIKDSRELLQINDMVGTMLKEVEKSEDDSEQVCQDIPRTCSSLSTSLKGRSSLSSSSKGPRSECELEINLPGTPIPDEVPFDLTCPIVRSSCIDTRDSKMPEISTSDLRTKMMAHTDEPLHRNSPMTDSSRPPSAKASFRSSTTPSFTSKGTSLVPKGDGIDIEEKEVSIPSSSGHLRELLISPDISSATAFPLQYLMDSSKDDVICLVTVLVIRLLSKIRPSALDGPFQQAPDMTETSQQLIRQVLSEFCAASRFSRTQEYSQNLHIHRVFRGVHKNLMEEFGSYNTLQAAISSQDPAFDRVLVKSLTQQLVQGRKEASRPASAATNPADQAETERGAEQKARRSFLCFSMTKLRINFKRSKRGNKKDCHSVQEQNEIPSTDGHCIAPHIEAHGAESPVGEVSPSISQPIKKQSLIVRVFSAMMKPFRRFTKKNL, encoded by the exons ATGAAGTCACAACCTAAGACTGCTATTGACCTCTCATTTATCCACCAGAGCGTGAAATGGGAGGATTCCCCGGATGATCAAAATAAAGTTGTGGAGAATATGAAGGATGAAACAGAGACACATGAGAACAACAAGAACAGGACTGGAGGCAAG GCTAAACGTAAGTCCAGTGGCAGTGCCAAGAAGACTTCCGTGGAGGAGGACAGCAGCATTG AGTCTTCTCAGACACCCGGGTGTGGTTTCCGGGAAAGGGGATCTATCATTgagcagctggagaaggaggcTCAGAGGACTCTAATGCCTTCTCTCAAGATTGGGACATGCTGTgccccaatcctcctctccttcctgaggAGTCTAACTGATGA CCAATGGAGAGTGATTCAGCATGGCATGAAAAATAAC CTCACATTCGAGCAGCTCTCCATGCTGTGTCTGAAGATTGTTAAGGTCGTGACCCAGACAGCCCTCCGCATTCTCCTACCAGCGCTAGCTCGTATCATGGGTGTGGACCTGAGGAGTGGGGCAGCCTCCCCAGAATCCCAGTGCTCTCTGACAGGGTCTGAGGATTCCTTAGGCAGTCTGGATGAGCGAGAGAAAAGGCTGCTGATCAGTGAGATGAACTACTGgactaaggagaggaggaggaatggcaGTGCAGGGTGCCGCCAAAAATCCACTCGCAGAACCTCATCACCATGCTGGTCGCCTAAGAG TTCCCAGACCTCATTGCAGAGTTTGCCAGCAACTAGAGAGGCTCCCCTCATGGAGGAGCCTCTGAAAGCTCTCTTTGGGGTAACGGAAGAGAGCCTCCTGATATCCCTGGTTGAGGGTCACTCCAACCccacctcctccagctcttccgaGTTGAGCTATGCTATCGCGGGGGAGGTAGTACACCAGCTTAACTCTGGCCTCTCAGTGGCCATTCAGGCCAGCTCGGGGAGTTGCCCCCCTATGGACAGTCAGGACATAGCAGCAGGCAAGGAGGTCATTCGGGTAGCCTCGGTGCAGATCCTGGCCGAGCTACAGAGCCAAACGTCTGAGCCAGAGTGGGTAGGGTTTATCGAGCCCCTCATGGACCCTGTGACCGATGATGTGCTGAATGCCATTGTCGGCACAATGGACAAAATGGCACAGGACTACAACATCCTATTGGATCTGGCCAAGAAGATGACAATCTTGGGGTCTAAATTTCTGACCAATCTTCAATGTGACCTTGATGTTGAGTGTCCATCTGGGAAAGAAGGGACCACTCACTTTCTCAAAGAGACTGGATCCTCTAGCAGTGTGGTGTCCAGAAAGCTTCAGACCCTCTCTAGCCCCGACTTTCAGTCTAAAGCCCTCAAGGCGGTGAGCACCATCCTTACAAGGAAAGTCAGCAGCTCTTCTGGCGTGGCTCCTTCCTCTAGGCCTTCTAGTGCTGCTCCTAGCCTTACTGAAGCTCCCCTGAATACCAGCTGcacagccctgacatctgtaagcTCCACTGCCACAGTGATTGTTAAGGCATTTGTGGGAGGCATGGAGACGATAGCATCATTTGAAGGCAAATGTGAAGCAGTTGATTGGCCAGTTCCTGTAAATGGCCACAAAACAGGGTTTTCACAGAAGATAACCTTCTCTCCAGCCCGCACACTCTATGGCCTTATACGAGCAAAGCTGAGGGACCTTTTAACTCTATCCGCTCGAGAAGAAGGTGTGGCTAAGGATGCTTCTCTTCAGGAGTCTTCAGACACCCTGGAAAAGgcaactgtttcaactgttgaGGTCCAGTTACCCAGCACCAAACTTAGTAGAGTTCCCAGTGAGAGCCAACCaataccagctctctgtctctccaatcTGGATAACAGCACTCAAGAAGTTCTTAGCAGTGTTTTTTCCATCTACAAGTCAGAGTTATCAAAAGTGGAGAGTAAATGCTTGGCCGTTGTCAGTTCATCTGATGAGTCCCTAGATGCTTGTTGGCTTGTTGATGGTGTcctatcaaagcttgatgactaTACTATTTCCCAGTCACCCTCACCCAATGAAGACTTGAGTGTGAGTACTCAATGTTCTCAACTGAGCTCAGAAGAGAGTGTCAGAATCACACAGTCCTCTACTAGTCTGATTCAGAGCATTAAGAAGCTCTCTAGCAATGACTTTCAGACTCAGGCAGAAGAGGCAGTGAGTAAAGTGCTGATGAGATCCAGTCATTCCTTTATCACACAGATCAGCCATACTGGTCTTCAGAAAAGTCTGCAGGCTGGCTTATCATCTAGCTCGCCATCAGAGATTGCCTCCATGTCCTCTCAGAATACAGCCCCCGGATTAGTGGAAACCTTTGTCAAAGGAATGGCGACTATTTTCCAGAAAAATGAGTCCACTGACACTGTGCTCCTGGAAAGAAGTGGGAGAGTTTTGCAGTGCTCCCACGGGGGCTCCCAACTGGATGATACTGAATTGAGTGTTCAAATATCAGAAGAGAAGCTTTGGTCAACAGCTAAGACCATCTGCGTCAATATGAAGAACATACTTAAGGATTTCTTCACAGGGCTGAAGCCATCCGGATCCGAAAGGACAGAAAATGCTTCTTCCAAAGAGACCCTTGGGGAAATCCTGGTTGCTATCCAGAGTGAAATCTCAAACTTAGGGCGAATTAAGGATTCCAGGGAGCTCCTTCAGATCAACGATATGGTAGGAACTATGCTGAAGGAGGTTGAGAAAAGTGAGGATGACAGTGAACAAGTCTGCCAAGACATCCCTAGAACCTGTTCATCTTTGTCCACTTCTTTAAAGGGTCGTAGTTCCTTGTCTAGCTCTTCAAAGGgtcctaggtcagagtgtgagtTAGAGATCAACCTCCCTGGCACTCCCATCCCTGACGAAGTGCCTTTTGATCTGACCTGCCCCATCGTCAGGAGCTCCTGCATCGACACCAGGGACTCTAAAATGCCAGAGATTTCTACAAGTGACCTAAGGACAAAGATGATGGCACACACAGATGAACCCCTGCATCGTAACAGTCCAATGACTGACAGCAGCCGACCACCGAGTGCTAAAGCCTCTTTTCGATCCTCCACTACTCCATCTTTCACCAGCAAGGGAACCTCTTTGGTACCAAAGGGAGATGGGATTGACATTGAAGAGAAGGAGGTGAGCATCCCCAGCAGCTCTGGCCATCTGAGGGAGCTCTTAATCAGCCCAGACATCAGCAGTGCCACTGCATTCCCACTGCAGTACTTGATGGACTCCAGCAAAGATGATGTCATCTGTTTGGTCACCGTACTGGTGATAAGGTTGCTATCGAAGATCAGACCCTCAGCCCTAGATGGACCCTTCCAACAGGCACCAGACATGACAGAAACATCTCAGCAACTCATCAGACAAGTCCTGTCTGAGTTCTGTGCTGCATCCAGATTCTCCAGGACACAGGAATATTCCCAGAACCTGCACATCCACAGGGTGTTCAGAGGTGTACATAAAAACTTGATGGAGGAGTTTGGCTCTTATAACACCCTGCAAGCAGCTATTTCCTCCCAGGACCCTGCATTTGACAGAGTCCTGGTAAAGTCCTTGACCCAGCAGCTGGTACAGGGACGCAAGGAGGCGTCAAGACCAGCTTCTGCTGCAACAAACCCAGCAGACCaggctgagacagagaggggggctgAGCAGAAAGCAAGAAGGAGCTTCCTTTGCTTTTCAATGACCAAACTCAGGATCAACTTCAAG CGTTCCAAGAGAGGAAACAAAAAGGACTGCCATTCAGTCCAGGAACAGAATGAGATTCCTTCTACTGATGGACATTGCATAG ctccacacATTGAggctcatggtgctgaatctcCAGTTGGAGAGgtttctccctccatatctcagcCTATCAAAAAACAATCCTTGATTGTCAGGGTCTTTTCAGCAATGATGAAGCCATTCAGGCGCTTCACCAAGAAGAACCTGTAA
- the LOC115173354 gene encoding uncharacterized protein LOC115173354 isoform X4 → MKNNLTFEQLSMLCLKIVKVVTQTALRILLPALARIMGVDLRSGAASPESQCSLTGSEDSLGSLDEREKRLLISEMNYWTKERRRNGSAGCRQKSTRRTSSPCWSPKSSQTSLQSLPATREAPLMEEPLKALFGVTEESLLISLVEGHSNPTSSSSSELSYAIAGEVVHQLNSGLSVAIQASSGSCPPMDSQDIAAGKEVIRVASVQILAELQSQTSEPEWVGFIEPLMDPVTDDVLNAIVGTMDKMAQDYNILLDLAKKMTILGSKFLTNLQCDLDVECPSGKEGTTHFLKETGSSSSVVSRKLQTLSSPDFQSKALKAVSTILTRKVSSSSGVAPSSRPSSAAPSLTEAPLNTSCTALTSVSSTATVIVKAFVGGMETIASFEGKCEAVDWPVPVNGHKTGFSQKITFSPARTLYGLIRAKLRDLLTLSAREEGVAKDASLQESSDTLEKATVSTVEVQLPSTKLSRVPSESQPIPALCLSNLDNSTQEVLSSVFSIYKSELSKVESKCLAVVSSSDESLDACWLVDGVLSKLDDYTISQSPSPNEDLSVSTQCSQLSSEESVRITQSSTSLIQSIKKLSSNDFQTQAEEAVSKVLMRSSHSFITQISHTGLQKSLQAGLSSSSPSEIASMSSQNTAPGLVETFVKGMATIFQKNESTDTVLLERSGRVLQCSHGGSQLDDTELSVQISEEKLWSTAKTICVNMKNILKDFFTGLKPSGSERTENASSKETLGEILVAIQSEISNLGRIKDSRELLQINDMVGTMLKEVEKSEDDSEQVCQDIPRTCSSLSTSLKGRSSLSSSSKGPRSECELEINLPGTPIPDEVPFDLTCPIVRSSCIDTRDSKMPEISTSDLRTKMMAHTDEPLHRNSPMTDSSRPPSAKASFRSSTTPSFTSKGTSLVPKGDGIDIEEKEVSIPSSSGHLRELLISPDISSATAFPLQYLMDSSKDDVICLVTVLVIRLLSKIRPSALDGPFQQAPDMTETSQQLIRQVLSEFCAASRFSRTQEYSQNLHIHRVFRGVHKNLMEEFGSYNTLQAAISSQDPAFDRVLVKSLTQQLVQGRKEASRPASAATNPADQAETERGAEQKARRSFLCFSMTKLRINFKRSKRGNKKDCHSVQEQNEIPSTDGHCIAPHIEAHGAESPVGEVSPSISQPIKKQSLIVRVFSAMMKPFRRFTKKNL, encoded by the exons ATGAAAAATAAC CTCACATTCGAGCAGCTCTCCATGCTGTGTCTGAAGATTGTTAAGGTCGTGACCCAGACAGCCCTCCGCATTCTCCTACCAGCGCTAGCTCGTATCATGGGTGTGGACCTGAGGAGTGGGGCAGCCTCCCCAGAATCCCAGTGCTCTCTGACAGGGTCTGAGGATTCCTTAGGCAGTCTGGATGAGCGAGAGAAAAGGCTGCTGATCAGTGAGATGAACTACTGgactaaggagaggaggaggaatggcaGTGCAGGGTGCCGCCAAAAATCCACTCGCAGAACCTCATCACCATGCTGGTCGCCTAAGAG TTCCCAGACCTCATTGCAGAGTTTGCCAGCAACTAGAGAGGCTCCCCTCATGGAGGAGCCTCTGAAAGCTCTCTTTGGGGTAACGGAAGAGAGCCTCCTGATATCCCTGGTTGAGGGTCACTCCAACCccacctcctccagctcttccgaGTTGAGCTATGCTATCGCGGGGGAGGTAGTACACCAGCTTAACTCTGGCCTCTCAGTGGCCATTCAGGCCAGCTCGGGGAGTTGCCCCCCTATGGACAGTCAGGACATAGCAGCAGGCAAGGAGGTCATTCGGGTAGCCTCGGTGCAGATCCTGGCCGAGCTACAGAGCCAAACGTCTGAGCCAGAGTGGGTAGGGTTTATCGAGCCCCTCATGGACCCTGTGACCGATGATGTGCTGAATGCCATTGTCGGCACAATGGACAAAATGGCACAGGACTACAACATCCTATTGGATCTGGCCAAGAAGATGACAATCTTGGGGTCTAAATTTCTGACCAATCTTCAATGTGACCTTGATGTTGAGTGTCCATCTGGGAAAGAAGGGACCACTCACTTTCTCAAAGAGACTGGATCCTCTAGCAGTGTGGTGTCCAGAAAGCTTCAGACCCTCTCTAGCCCCGACTTTCAGTCTAAAGCCCTCAAGGCGGTGAGCACCATCCTTACAAGGAAAGTCAGCAGCTCTTCTGGCGTGGCTCCTTCCTCTAGGCCTTCTAGTGCTGCTCCTAGCCTTACTGAAGCTCCCCTGAATACCAGCTGcacagccctgacatctgtaagcTCCACTGCCACAGTGATTGTTAAGGCATTTGTGGGAGGCATGGAGACGATAGCATCATTTGAAGGCAAATGTGAAGCAGTTGATTGGCCAGTTCCTGTAAATGGCCACAAAACAGGGTTTTCACAGAAGATAACCTTCTCTCCAGCCCGCACACTCTATGGCCTTATACGAGCAAAGCTGAGGGACCTTTTAACTCTATCCGCTCGAGAAGAAGGTGTGGCTAAGGATGCTTCTCTTCAGGAGTCTTCAGACACCCTGGAAAAGgcaactgtttcaactgttgaGGTCCAGTTACCCAGCACCAAACTTAGTAGAGTTCCCAGTGAGAGCCAACCaataccagctctctgtctctccaatcTGGATAACAGCACTCAAGAAGTTCTTAGCAGTGTTTTTTCCATCTACAAGTCAGAGTTATCAAAAGTGGAGAGTAAATGCTTGGCCGTTGTCAGTTCATCTGATGAGTCCCTAGATGCTTGTTGGCTTGTTGATGGTGTcctatcaaagcttgatgactaTACTATTTCCCAGTCACCCTCACCCAATGAAGACTTGAGTGTGAGTACTCAATGTTCTCAACTGAGCTCAGAAGAGAGTGTCAGAATCACACAGTCCTCTACTAGTCTGATTCAGAGCATTAAGAAGCTCTCTAGCAATGACTTTCAGACTCAGGCAGAAGAGGCAGTGAGTAAAGTGCTGATGAGATCCAGTCATTCCTTTATCACACAGATCAGCCATACTGGTCTTCAGAAAAGTCTGCAGGCTGGCTTATCATCTAGCTCGCCATCAGAGATTGCCTCCATGTCCTCTCAGAATACAGCCCCCGGATTAGTGGAAACCTTTGTCAAAGGAATGGCGACTATTTTCCAGAAAAATGAGTCCACTGACACTGTGCTCCTGGAAAGAAGTGGGAGAGTTTTGCAGTGCTCCCACGGGGGCTCCCAACTGGATGATACTGAATTGAGTGTTCAAATATCAGAAGAGAAGCTTTGGTCAACAGCTAAGACCATCTGCGTCAATATGAAGAACATACTTAAGGATTTCTTCACAGGGCTGAAGCCATCCGGATCCGAAAGGACAGAAAATGCTTCTTCCAAAGAGACCCTTGGGGAAATCCTGGTTGCTATCCAGAGTGAAATCTCAAACTTAGGGCGAATTAAGGATTCCAGGGAGCTCCTTCAGATCAACGATATGGTAGGAACTATGCTGAAGGAGGTTGAGAAAAGTGAGGATGACAGTGAACAAGTCTGCCAAGACATCCCTAGAACCTGTTCATCTTTGTCCACTTCTTTAAAGGGTCGTAGTTCCTTGTCTAGCTCTTCAAAGGgtcctaggtcagagtgtgagtTAGAGATCAACCTCCCTGGCACTCCCATCCCTGACGAAGTGCCTTTTGATCTGACCTGCCCCATCGTCAGGAGCTCCTGCATCGACACCAGGGACTCTAAAATGCCAGAGATTTCTACAAGTGACCTAAGGACAAAGATGATGGCACACACAGATGAACCCCTGCATCGTAACAGTCCAATGACTGACAGCAGCCGACCACCGAGTGCTAAAGCCTCTTTTCGATCCTCCACTACTCCATCTTTCACCAGCAAGGGAACCTCTTTGGTACCAAAGGGAGATGGGATTGACATTGAAGAGAAGGAGGTGAGCATCCCCAGCAGCTCTGGCCATCTGAGGGAGCTCTTAATCAGCCCAGACATCAGCAGTGCCACTGCATTCCCACTGCAGTACTTGATGGACTCCAGCAAAGATGATGTCATCTGTTTGGTCACCGTACTGGTGATAAGGTTGCTATCGAAGATCAGACCCTCAGCCCTAGATGGACCCTTCCAACAGGCACCAGACATGACAGAAACATCTCAGCAACTCATCAGACAAGTCCTGTCTGAGTTCTGTGCTGCATCCAGATTCTCCAGGACACAGGAATATTCCCAGAACCTGCACATCCACAGGGTGTTCAGAGGTGTACATAAAAACTTGATGGAGGAGTTTGGCTCTTATAACACCCTGCAAGCAGCTATTTCCTCCCAGGACCCTGCATTTGACAGAGTCCTGGTAAAGTCCTTGACCCAGCAGCTGGTACAGGGACGCAAGGAGGCGTCAAGACCAGCTTCTGCTGCAACAAACCCAGCAGACCaggctgagacagagaggggggctgAGCAGAAAGCAAGAAGGAGCTTCCTTTGCTTTTCAATGACCAAACTCAGGATCAACTTCAAG CGTTCCAAGAGAGGAAACAAAAAGGACTGCCATTCAGTCCAGGAACAGAATGAGATTCCTTCTACTGATGGACATTGCATAG ctccacacATTGAggctcatggtgctgaatctcCAGTTGGAGAGgtttctccctccatatctcagcCTATCAAAAAACAATCCTTGATTGTCAGGGTCTTTTCAGCAATGATGAAGCCATTCAGGCGCTTCACCAAGAAGAACCTGTAA